In one Cloacibacillus porcorum genomic region, the following are encoded:
- a CDS encoding 4Fe-4S binding protein, translating into MLLEKIAAAAAEFMDGAVNYVAAEDALRPDLAGMRIYDEPLFGAAAADDPAFAELRRAEVLHPEAMLPHDWLPGARSVISFFLPFTETVRSTNRAERALPSDEWLHARIEGQMAIAALGEYLKGFLEREGAAAVFPTTDARFKMLAPYASNWSERHAAYICGLGTFGLSKGLITERGIAGRFGSLITDAEIPATPRKYESPYEYCTMCGACQRLCPAEAIDAAKGVALGKDHDICGAFVKASTRPPHGPHARVRYGCGKCQVGVPCEKGIPRPR; encoded by the coding sequence ATGCTTCTGGAGAAAATCGCCGCCGCGGCGGCGGAGTTTATGGACGGGGCGGTCAACTATGTAGCCGCCGAGGATGCTTTGCGCCCCGATTTAGCGGGGATGCGGATATACGATGAACCGCTGTTCGGCGCGGCGGCGGCCGATGATCCAGCCTTCGCGGAGCTGCGCCGCGCCGAGGTGCTGCACCCCGAGGCGATGCTGCCGCACGACTGGCTCCCGGGGGCGCGTTCCGTTATCTCCTTCTTTCTCCCCTTTACGGAGACCGTAAGGAGCACGAACCGCGCGGAGCGCGCGCTGCCCTCCGACGAGTGGCTCCACGCACGCATCGAGGGACAGATGGCCATCGCCGCGCTCGGCGAATACCTCAAAGGTTTCCTGGAAAGAGAGGGGGCCGCCGCCGTCTTCCCAACCACCGACGCCCGTTTCAAGATGCTGGCCCCCTACGCCTCCAACTGGTCGGAGCGGCACGCCGCCTATATCTGCGGTCTCGGTACCTTCGGCCTCTCGAAGGGGCTTATCACCGAGAGGGGGATCGCCGGGCGCTTCGGCAGCCTCATCACCGATGCCGAAATTCCGGCGACGCCGCGAAAATATGAATCGCCTTACGAGTATTGTACGATGTGCGGAGCCTGCCAGAGGCTCTGTCCCGCGGAGGCGATAGACGCGGCGAAGGGCGTCGCCCTCGGAAAGGACCACGATATCTGCGGCGCCTTTGTCAAGGCCTCGACACGCCCGCCTCACGGCCCGCACGCGAGGGTCCGTTATGGCTGCGGCAAGTGCCAGGTCGGCGTCCCCTGTGAGAAGGGGATACCGAGGCCGCGCTGA
- a CDS encoding cysteine hydrolase family protein — protein sequence MSEKIELMVVVDMQNDFVSGSLGGDMARAIVPNVAAAVDKFIAENGAERLFFTKDTHEDNYMETNEGRHLPVPHCVRGTWGAEIIPELSGYASRGGVTTVEKATFGSVALPDIIRAALSRYEPLSEADITFHIVGLCTDICVVSNALLLKANFPEATFKVDPRCCAGVTRTSHEAALETMRMCHIEII from the coding sequence ATGAGCGAAAAAATTGAACTGATGGTCGTCGTCGATATGCAGAACGACTTTGTGAGCGGCAGCCTCGGCGGCGATATGGCGCGCGCCATCGTGCCGAATGTCGCTGCCGCGGTGGACAAGTTTATCGCCGAAAACGGCGCGGAGCGTCTTTTCTTCACGAAAGACACCCACGAGGATAATTACATGGAGACGAACGAGGGACGCCATCTCCCAGTGCCGCACTGCGTCAGAGGAACATGGGGCGCGGAGATCATTCCCGAACTCAGCGGTTACGCCTCGCGCGGCGGCGTTACCACCGTCGAGAAGGCGACCTTCGGCAGCGTCGCGCTTCCCGATATCATCCGCGCGGCGCTGTCCCGGTATGAGCCGCTCTCCGAGGCGGACATCACCTTTCATATCGTGGGGCTCTGTACCGATATCTGCGTCGTCAGCAACGCGCTGCTGCTCAAGGCGAACTTTCCCGAGGCGACGTTCAAGGTCGATCCCCGCTGCTGCGCCGGCGTAACGAGAACGAGCCACGAGGCGGCGCTGGAGACGATGCGGATGTGCCATATAGAAATTATCTGA
- a CDS encoding heavy metal translocating P-type ATPase, translating to MKERHKIERENSDNHEHGHSCRNEHEHDHGHEDEEMGCGCGHSHGEGGGVKGTLIQLCAAFAIAAIAAFAPLPQYVRAAGFAAAYLLAGWRVLLASLRNISRGEVFDENFLMSVASLGAFAIGDMAEAVAVMIFYGIGEMLQDSAVAKSKRSIESLMDLHSDYASVLRGGQLVRVAPEEVMVGETVSVRPGEKIPLDGTVVSGTSFLDTRALTGESVPRRAAPNDEVLSGSVSTDGALEIRVTKPFSESAVSKILELVRGAAAKKSATERFITKFARWYTPTVVALAVMVALLPPLAGYGSYSVWFYKALSFLIISCPCALVLSIPLSFFGGIGGAARNGILVKGSTYLETMSKLGTIAFDKTGTLTRGVFKVTELLPADGVSQDELLRYAAAAEAQSNHPIAKSVMTAFGGGTPERAEVREIAGMGVEARTKEGVVRAGNVKLMKSIGIEGLREYAKSAVYVALDGKFLGTLLVADELKPGVRAAMDDLRAAGVSRLVMLTGDNLAIAKETAAEAGMDAVSAELLPQDKTAELERLMAGEEKKTAFVGDGINDAPVLTRADIGIAMGGIGSDAAIEAADVVIMTDEIDKIAAAIRIAVKTRWIVWENIVMALGFKIAVMLLAVFAGASVWFAIFADVGVALLAVANALRALKAPAVQSGGTRERGMGAEPCPAA from the coding sequence ATGAAAGAGCGGCACAAAATAGAGCGGGAAAACAGTGATAACCATGAGCACGGGCATAGCTGCCGGAACGAACATGAGCATGACCACGGCCATGAAGACGAAGAGATGGGCTGCGGCTGCGGCCACTCTCACGGAGAGGGCGGCGGCGTTAAGGGGACGCTGATACAGTTATGCGCCGCCTTTGCGATAGCGGCGATTGCGGCCTTTGCGCCGCTTCCGCAGTATGTCAGAGCCGCGGGGTTCGCCGCGGCCTATCTGCTCGCGGGATGGCGGGTGCTTCTCGCGTCGCTGCGCAATATTTCTCGCGGCGAAGTATTTGACGAAAATTTCCTGATGTCCGTCGCCTCGCTGGGAGCCTTTGCCATCGGAGACATGGCGGAGGCGGTGGCGGTAATGATCTTTTACGGCATCGGCGAGATGCTCCAGGACTCCGCGGTGGCGAAGTCAAAGCGCAGTATCGAAAGCCTGATGGATCTGCACAGCGACTACGCCAGCGTACTGCGCGGCGGCCAACTGGTACGGGTCGCTCCAGAGGAGGTCATGGTCGGCGAGACGGTCTCCGTCCGCCCGGGGGAGAAGATCCCGCTCGACGGCACCGTGGTCTCCGGCACCTCTTTTCTTGACACAAGGGCGCTCACCGGCGAATCGGTTCCCCGCCGCGCCGCGCCGAATGACGAGGTGCTTTCCGGATCCGTCAGCACCGACGGAGCGCTGGAGATACGCGTGACAAAGCCCTTTTCGGAGTCCGCCGTCTCAAAGATTCTGGAGCTGGTGCGCGGCGCGGCGGCCAAAAAGTCCGCAACCGAGAGGTTCATCACAAAGTTCGCGCGCTGGTATACGCCGACCGTCGTCGCCCTCGCGGTGATGGTGGCGCTGCTGCCGCCGCTCGCGGGCTACGGGAGCTATTCGGTATGGTTCTATAAGGCGCTCTCTTTCCTCATCATCTCGTGCCCCTGCGCCCTCGTCCTCTCAATCCCGCTCAGCTTTTTCGGCGGTATCGGCGGCGCGGCGAGGAACGGAATTCTCGTAAAGGGAAGCACATATCTTGAGACGATGAGCAAACTTGGCACTATCGCCTTCGACAAGACGGGAACGCTGACGCGGGGCGTCTTTAAGGTCACGGAGCTGCTGCCGGCCGACGGCGTTTCGCAGGACGAGCTGCTCCGGTACGCGGCGGCGGCCGAGGCGCAGTCTAATCATCCCATCGCGAAATCCGTCATGACGGCCTTCGGCGGCGGGACGCCGGAGAGAGCCGAAGTGCGGGAGATCGCGGGCATGGGCGTCGAGGCCCGCACCAAAGAGGGCGTCGTCCGCGCCGGTAACGTCAAGCTCATGAAGAGCATCGGCATCGAGGGTCTGAGGGAATATGCCAAATCGGCGGTCTATGTCGCCCTTGACGGCAAATTTCTCGGCACGCTGCTGGTCGCCGACGAACTCAAGCCGGGAGTGCGCGCGGCAATGGACGACCTGCGAGCGGCGGGTGTCTCGCGCCTTGTAATGCTGACGGGCGACAATCTGGCGATCGCGAAGGAGACGGCGGCGGAGGCCGGGATGGACGCCGTTAGCGCGGAGCTGCTGCCGCAGGATAAGACGGCGGAGCTGGAAAGGCTGATGGCGGGCGAAGAGAAGAAGACCGCCTTTGTCGGCGACGGAATCAACGACGCGCCGGTCCTCACTCGCGCCGATATCGGCATCGCGATGGGCGGCATCGGCTCGGACGCGGCGATAGAGGCGGCGGACGTGGTGATTATGACCGACGAGATCGATAAGATCGCGGCGGCCATCAGGATCGCCGTCAAGACGAGGTGGATCGTGTGGGAGAATATCGTGATGGCCCTCGGCTTCAAGATCGCGGTGATGCTGCTGGCGGTTTTTGCCGGCGCCTCCGTCTGGTTCGCGATCTTCGCCGACGTCGGAGTGGCGCTCCTCGCCGTGGCAAACGCGCTGCGGGCCCTCAAAGCGCCTGCGGTGCAAAGCGGCGGTACAAGAGAGCGCGGAATGGGCGCGGAACCCTGCCCCGCGGCATAG
- a CDS encoding metal-sensing transcriptional repressor, with the protein MRECMESKNLHLRLRKVAGQVNAVERMIDEDVPCEDVLIQINAAKNALHKIGQIVLEGHLRHCVRRGIENGDAENTISDFIKTLEHFSRMS; encoded by the coding sequence ATGAGGGAATGTATGGAGTCAAAGAACCTGCATCTGCGGCTGAGGAAGGTCGCCGGACAGGTGAACGCCGTCGAGCGGATGATCGACGAGGACGTACCCTGCGAGGATGTCCTCATCCAAATCAACGCGGCGAAGAACGCGCTGCATAAGATCGGGCAGATAGTACTCGAGGGACACCTCAGGCACTGTGTGCGCCGCGGCATAGAGAACGGCGACGCCGAAAATACGATCAGCGATTTCATTAAGACACTCGAACATTTTTCACGCATGTCATAA
- a CDS encoding lysophospholipid acyltransferase family protein produces the protein MSDIFCRDNFFSLFNKTIKREGLTAKLAVEFFCILAGIAGPRRDIARRNLEFVFPSKPKFKREQIMKESYKNLLWSFFEYAAWQKDPAYVNRVAAEVRGFEHIEKAISNGRRVIAVSACLGNWPLIAAWMEGQMRFSCLFGRHDEISALNDKSLSELLAFEFQKSDVICVAGDRHGGSSGSQLPFLGQMANTGTLAARCALLSEAAVLVVTCTRISPYRCRINIGFPPEDGAQGDMTEVDFLTLQINRELERRILQFPEQWLWQQKRFIGEVDERL, from the coding sequence ATGTCGGACATTTTTTGCCGGGATAATTTTTTTTCGCTGTTCAACAAAACTATCAAAAGAGAGGGGCTCACAGCAAAGTTAGCCGTGGAATTTTTTTGCATACTCGCCGGGATCGCGGGACCGCGCAGAGACATCGCCAGACGTAACCTGGAGTTCGTCTTTCCCTCAAAGCCGAAGTTCAAGAGAGAGCAAATAATGAAGGAATCGTATAAAAACCTCTTATGGAGCTTTTTCGAATACGCCGCATGGCAGAAGGACCCCGCTTACGTGAACAGGGTCGCCGCTGAGGTCAGGGGATTCGAACACATTGAGAAGGCTATTTCAAACGGCAGACGGGTCATTGCCGTATCGGCTTGCCTGGGCAACTGGCCGCTCATCGCCGCCTGGATGGAGGGACAGATGCGTTTTTCGTGCCTCTTCGGCAGGCATGATGAAATATCCGCTTTAAATGACAAATCGCTGTCAGAACTACTCGCTTTCGAGTTTCAGAAGAGCGACGTCATTTGCGTCGCGGGAGACCGGCACGGAGGGAGCAGCGGCTCCCAACTGCCCTTTCTCGGGCAAATGGCGAATACCGGTACGCTTGCCGCCCGCTGCGCGCTGCTGAGTGAAGCTGCGGTACTGGTCGTCACCTGCACCCGGATATCTCCCTACCGATGCAGGATAAATATCGGCTTTCCTCCCGAAGACGGCGCGCAGGGGGATATGACCGAGGTCGACTTTTTGACGCTGCAGATAAACAGGGAGCTGGAAAGGCGCATACTGCAGTTTCCGGAACAATGGCTGTGGCAGCAGAAGAGATTCATCGGAGAGGTCGACGAGCGGCTGTAG
- a CDS encoding bactofilin family protein, producing MDYRQNFKTALKEIFLLHKNQNREERPTEKQDIAALVTEAETAAPKLVLTQPRKNDRKKSDPSVISEDTAINGEVVSKGSLDIRGSIIGNVITKGDIVISGSVEGNISGENIDLKACKITGDLAAEGTIKIGKDTEIVGSMISKEIFVDGKVSGNISSSADAYFRQGAFVIGSVTTNMIAIERGGVICGEVTIGSAALNGDPQNRSEETRMRIQAGE from the coding sequence ATGGATTATCGCCAGAATTTCAAAACCGCCTTAAAAGAGATATTCCTGTTGCATAAAAACCAGAATAGGGAAGAGAGACCGACGGAGAAACAGGACATCGCCGCGCTTGTCACAGAGGCGGAGACTGCGGCGCCTAAGCTGGTACTTACACAGCCAAGGAAGAATGACCGCAAAAAATCTGATCCCTCTGTCATCTCCGAAGATACTGCCATCAACGGCGAGGTCGTTTCGAAAGGAAGTTTGGATATACGCGGCAGCATCATTGGAAATGTCATCACCAAAGGCGACATCGTCATATCAGGCAGCGTTGAAGGGAATATCTCGGGAGAAAATATCGACCTCAAGGCATGCAAGATCACCGGGGACCTCGCCGCGGAGGGCACGATAAAGATAGGCAAAGACACGGAGATCGTCGGCTCGATGATATCCAAGGAGATATTTGTGGACGGCAAGGTATCGGGGAACATCTCGTCGTCTGCGGACGCCTATTTCAGACAGGGAGCTTTCGTCATCGGCAGCGTCACGACGAACATGATAGCGATTGAAAGAGGCGGCGTTATCTGCGGCGAGGTAACCATCGGCAGCGCAGCGCTGAACGGCGACCCGCAGAACAGATCGGAAGAAACCAGGATGAGAATCCAGGCGGGGGAATAG
- a CDS encoding polysaccharide deacetylase family protein, whose protein sequence is MQYDKKSLSESDGTPQNRPPSFSYQSAYSELYGAAGQERELQDGVVYLTFDDGPSKYTPAFLDLLKKHGVQATFFLVGTNVQRYPSVVRRIKSEGHAIGVHTYSHKYLQIYMNVDSYLKDFSMAKDAIYRATGDRCAIFRFPGGSINVFNSRIYGELTAEMLRRGFKFYDWNVSAGDAVKKTIKKNIIDNVANNVRRDQPNIVLMHDTSELSLTSLEQIILRLKKENYIFKALGNEDRPITFTHIK, encoded by the coding sequence TTGCAGTACGATAAAAAATCTCTTTCTGAAAGCGACGGCACGCCCCAAAACCGCCCTCCATCTTTTAGCTATCAGAGCGCCTACAGTGAACTTTACGGCGCAGCTGGGCAGGAGAGGGAGCTTCAGGATGGCGTCGTGTACCTGACCTTCGACGACGGTCCCTCGAAATATACGCCGGCCTTTTTGGACCTCCTAAAAAAGCACGGCGTTCAGGCGACATTTTTTCTGGTTGGGACAAACGTACAAAGATACCCCTCAGTGGTAAGAAGGATAAAGAGCGAAGGACACGCCATCGGCGTCCATACGTACAGCCATAAATACCTCCAGATATATATGAATGTGGATTCATATCTCAAAGATTTTTCAATGGCCAAGGATGCGATATACCGCGCAACAGGCGACAGGTGCGCCATATTCCGCTTTCCCGGAGGCAGTATAAACGTCTTCAATTCCCGTATATACGGAGAGCTGACGGCTGAAATGCTGCGCCGCGGGTTCAAATTTTATGACTGGAACGTCTCCGCGGGAGATGCCGTCAAAAAGACGATAAAAAAGAACATCATCGACAACGTGGCGAACAACGTTAGGCGGGACCAGCCAAATATCGTCCTGATGCATGATACTTCGGAACTCTCGCTCACCTCGCTTGAACAGATCATTCTGCGCTTAAAAAAAGAGAATTACATTTTTAAAGCGCTCGGCAACGAAGACAGGCCCATCACGTTTACACACATAAAATAA
- a CDS encoding Arc family DNA-binding protein, translated as MWKIQKGSTSVSRTFRLPEEMVEVLESLASENRLSLNQLVIQCLRYSLEHLDPPEGTNPKER; from the coding sequence ATGTGGAAAATTCAAAAGGGATCAACCAGCGTGAGCCGTACGTTCAGGCTGCCCGAGGAGATGGTGGAGGTGCTGGAGTCGCTGGCTTCGGAGAACAGGCTGTCCCTGAACCAGCTCGTCATTCAATGTCTAAGGTATTCTCTCGAACATCTCGATCCTCCGGAAGGAACAAACCCTAAAGAAAGATAG
- a CDS encoding LysE family transporter, producing MNFAAFFSYVILTAITPGPNNIMSMSNASRYGFRRSLPFNFGVFAGFLVVMSLSALFSSLLYDVIPSVKPLMLYVGAAYILWLAWTVWRDAPHEKGGRAVTNTFLSGMALQFVNVKVILYCITTMSSFILPYYHGLPVIAAFVVFLAFVGFACTLCWAAFGALFEILFKRYSRPVNAIMALLLVYCAVSMLIDI from the coding sequence ATGAATTTCGCGGCGTTTTTCTCCTATGTCATTCTTACCGCCATTACCCCCGGCCCCAACAATATCATGTCGATGTCCAACGCGAGCCGGTATGGCTTCAGAAGGTCCCTGCCATTCAATTTCGGCGTCTTTGCGGGCTTTCTCGTCGTGATGTCTCTCAGCGCGCTTTTCAGCTCGCTGTTATACGACGTCATCCCTTCCGTAAAACCGCTCATGCTCTATGTCGGCGCGGCCTATATCTTGTGGCTCGCCTGGACCGTGTGGCGCGACGCGCCTCATGAAAAGGGCGGACGGGCCGTTACGAATACTTTTCTCTCGGGGATGGCGCTGCAGTTCGTCAACGTAAAGGTGATCCTGTACTGCATAACGACGATGTCTTCGTTCATCCTGCCCTACTATCACGGGCTGCCGGTCATCGCGGCCTTCGTCGTATTCCTCGCCTTCGTCGGCTTCGCCTGCACGCTCTGCTGGGCGGCCTTCGGCGCGCTCTTTGAGATACTTTTCAAGAGATACAGCCGACCGGTAAACGCCATCATGGCGCTGCTGCTCGTCTACTGCGCCGTTTCAATGCTGATCGATATTTAA
- a CDS encoding helix-turn-helix domain-containing protein, producing the protein MENINSVVADNLKRLRDERKLSLEATAKLSGVSKSMLGQIERGEANPTVSTVWKIAGGLKISFTDLMTRPEKDYETVDIRQVEPLLEDGGRYRNFPVFSFDAARRFEMLYVEIDPGGRLEAEPHPAGTQEFITAFSGELSVSVNGETFAITRGSSLRFKSDGPHSYKNTGEEICRLSMVIYYPG; encoded by the coding sequence ATGGAAAATATCAATTCGGTCGTCGCCGACAACCTGAAACGCCTCCGCGATGAGCGGAAGCTGAGCCTGGAGGCGACGGCGAAGCTCTCCGGCGTCAGCAAAAGCATGTTGGGGCAGATAGAGCGAGGCGAGGCCAACCCCACCGTCTCGACCGTCTGGAAGATCGCGGGCGGCCTGAAGATATCCTTCACCGACCTGATGACGCGCCCCGAAAAAGATTACGAGACGGTCGACATCAGACAGGTCGAGCCGCTGCTTGAGGACGGGGGCCGTTACCGCAACTTCCCCGTTTTTTCCTTCGACGCCGCCCGGCGTTTTGAGATGCTCTACGTCGAGATAGACCCCGGCGGCCGCCTGGAGGCCGAACCGCATCCCGCCGGCACGCAGGAATTCATCACCGCCTTCTCCGGCGAACTCAGCGTCTCCGTCAACGGGGAGACCTTCGCCATCACACGCGGCTCCTCCCTGCGCTTCAAATCCGACGGCCCCCACAGCTACAAAAACACCGGCGAAGAGATCTGCCGGCTGAGCATGGTCATTTATTATCCGGGGTGA
- a CDS encoding Lrp/AsnC family transcriptional regulator has translation MMRYDISPETDSIDIKIIEELTKNSKITCKDLSDRVNLSIPRVYERTKKLEERGIIAGYHAEIDLKKLGYGIHAFILVKTDKYVGDMFHTLKEMEYVHDLWVLSGEYHYMLEVYVKDISNLNNLAADLYSRIGRTQTVLVMEH, from the coding sequence ATGATGAGATATGATATTTCACCAGAAACTGATTCTATAGATATTAAGATTATAGAAGAGCTTACGAAAAACTCTAAAATTACATGCAAAGATTTATCTGACAGAGTAAATTTATCCATTCCCAGAGTGTATGAACGAACCAAGAAACTTGAAGAAAGAGGTATTATTGCAGGATACCATGCTGAAATCGATCTAAAAAAACTGGGATATGGTATTCATGCGTTTATTCTTGTTAAAACAGATAAATATGTCGGAGATATGTTCCACACGCTCAAAGAAATGGAATATGTACATGATTTATGGGTACTATCAGGAGAATATCACTATATGCTAGAGGTTTATGTTAAAGATATCAGCAATCTCAATAACCTAGCAGCTGATTTATATTCAAGAATTGGCAGAACACAGACTGTATTAGTTATGGAACATTAA
- a CDS encoding M14 family metallopeptidase, producing MKKLVNIFVTTVFIGLAAVLPAQAISLDEMKTPAEASNYTRTSSSQEVIDFCKEVAKQSGGRIRVDHIGYSPMGKEMIVLVMGNPAPKGPEEVGGDKVVCYLNNNIHSGEIEGKEASLILAREIAQGKHDKILKDVVIVLNPNHNLDGNDMLGEHRIDSQPEPRLVGSRLTSQGLNLNRDFTKLEQPETKAIMKVIKRWQPSLILDAHATDGSRIRHAVTYHWSYNANTDKELADFNSKVFIPAAMGKGSMLDVKYGRTTRPYGNFFKPGEDWEVDDPNGGYWSKTADEDLPRYAFNYVGLRKMVSVLLECYSWDPYKTRVETQYACIYGTIAALSKHKDEVKNFVRKLNEKESNREKNGLNGEMVVLTTSRDVTEMISIDSYEYSGPWSAELDKPKTYELKHLSTFTPITERYLPAYYFIPEGYFNVIDNLLLHDVEVSRLKGDVNVMVNEFKNFDHEIDPDFGYYEGHTRRLLTSGDWVESEKTIPAGTYVVTTSQRNGMLAAVLLEPESNDGLASWNYFDTGIAGRKASRVYPVLKSLTDYAAIDKSNLEKVTETPLEWGPPVQSAVNGGSSSGCNAMAAGAAAAASVIFCGLFIWRRRNTDKS from the coding sequence ATGAAGAAGTTGGTAAATATTTTTGTGACAACGGTTTTTATTGGGCTGGCGGCAGTGCTTCCGGCGCAGGCTATCTCTCTTGACGAGATGAAAACGCCGGCAGAGGCGTCGAATTACACGAGAACATCTTCAAGTCAGGAAGTTATTGATTTTTGTAAGGAAGTTGCCAAGCAAAGTGGCGGCAGGATACGTGTCGACCATATCGGCTATTCTCCGATGGGCAAAGAGATGATCGTTTTAGTTATGGGTAACCCAGCCCCGAAGGGTCCGGAAGAGGTTGGCGGCGACAAGGTCGTATGCTATTTGAATAACAACATCCATTCGGGCGAGATCGAGGGCAAGGAGGCCTCTTTGATTCTGGCGCGCGAGATAGCTCAGGGGAAGCATGACAAGATACTCAAGGACGTAGTCATCGTATTGAATCCGAATCATAACCTCGACGGGAACGACATGCTCGGTGAACACCGGATAGACTCTCAGCCGGAGCCAAGGCTTGTAGGTTCAAGGCTTACCTCTCAGGGGCTTAATCTTAACCGTGACTTTACGAAGCTCGAACAGCCGGAGACCAAAGCGATCATGAAGGTGATCAAGAGGTGGCAGCCCTCGCTTATCCTCGACGCGCACGCGACGGACGGTTCCCGTATACGCCACGCCGTAACCTATCACTGGTCGTATAATGCGAATACGGACAAGGAGCTTGCGGATTTTAACTCTAAAGTCTTCATCCCCGCGGCGATGGGGAAAGGCTCGATGCTCGATGTCAAATATGGCAGGACCACGCGCCCCTACGGGAATTTCTTCAAGCCCGGAGAAGATTGGGAGGTGGACGACCCTAACGGAGGTTACTGGTCCAAGACGGCCGACGAGGACCTTCCCAGATATGCTTTTAACTATGTCGGATTACGTAAAATGGTCTCCGTGCTGCTGGAGTGCTATTCTTGGGATCCCTACAAGACACGTGTGGAAACTCAGTATGCCTGTATTTACGGCACTATTGCGGCGCTCTCGAAGCATAAAGACGAGGTCAAGAATTTTGTCCGGAAGCTCAACGAGAAGGAATCAAACAGGGAGAAGAACGGACTCAACGGTGAAATGGTCGTCCTTACCACCAGCCGCGACGTTACCGAGATGATATCCATAGATTCGTACGAGTATTCCGGTCCCTGGTCCGCAGAGCTTGACAAGCCCAAGACCTATGAACTGAAGCACCTCAGCACCTTCACCCCGATAACGGAAAGATATCTTCCCGCCTATTATTTTATCCCGGAGGGCTATTTTAACGTTATTGACAACCTCCTGCTTCATGATGTTGAGGTTTCGCGTCTTAAAGGCGATGTCAACGTTATGGTAAACGAGTTCAAGAATTTTGACCATGAGATAGACCCTGATTTTGGTTACTATGAGGGGCATACCAGACGTCTTCTTACCAGCGGAGACTGGGTGGAGTCAGAGAAGACGATTCCTGCTGGAACCTATGTGGTTACTACTTCGCAGCGCAACGGCATGCTGGCCGCCGTCCTTCTTGAGCCCGAATCTAACGACGGTCTTGCGAGCTGGAACTATTTTGACACGGGAATAGCCGGCAGAAAGGCAAGCCGGGTTTATCCGGTGTTAAAATCGCTCACGGATTATGCGGCCATTGACAAGAGCAATCTGGAAAAGGTGACGGAGACACCGCTTGAGTGGGGGCCTCCAGTGCAATCCGCTGTAAACGGTGGGAGCTCCAGCGGCTGTAATGCGATGGCGGCGGGAGCGGCTGCAGCAGCGTCGGTTATTTTTTGCGGCCTCTTTATTTGGCGCAGACGGAATACAGATAAAAGTTAG